Proteins encoded by one window of Swingsia samuiensis:
- a CDS encoding peptide MFS transporter, protein MPEIFPNEPFVESPHVLHSKDVLGHPKGFWVLVLTEAFVAFSLYGMQAILVIYLMDQLLLPGHIEHVWGINSLLGLVGFLYAPSGIQATAGAITGLFLAIAFATPLLGGIIADRFLGRTKTIIIGSVLMTIGHILMLFDWGLVFAILFILIGIGATGALKSQVGSLYALDDQRRSDAYQIYVLGIQIAVIISPALCAFLAQKAWDWGFLVAGIGMLIGLVIYLSGLSWLPKDEIVKKNTKTKQPSLSLREKKATFLLIFLIPVMAISALTNQELSDGYLLWGREHYQKTLFGHPFPISSLVSWDGLISSITGVVVFKFLHIYARYKPDSSEITKVTIGAFIIVLAPIVLAFASYLHPQPHGVSLYWGLLFHTINDIGTALTYALGMALYSRAAPKSLNTMLISCFSLQFCISSLLVGKLSTLIGQVNDVSFWLFHAGTALFAALILLACNIFFYNLLAPETSEVTEKA, encoded by the coding sequence TTGCCTGAAATATTCCCTAATGAGCCCTTCGTTGAGTCCCCTCATGTTTTGCATTCAAAGGATGTGTTGGGGCATCCAAAAGGTTTTTGGGTTCTTGTTTTAACAGAAGCTTTTGTAGCCTTTTCTTTGTATGGAATGCAGGCAATCCTGGTCATATATTTAATGGATCAGCTACTTTTGCCGGGGCATATTGAGCATGTATGGGGTATTAACTCTCTATTAGGGCTTGTTGGGTTTTTATATGCTCCTTCTGGCATTCAGGCGACTGCAGGAGCAATTACAGGGCTTTTTCTAGCCATTGCGTTTGCTACTCCCTTGTTGGGAGGAATTATCGCAGATCGTTTTTTAGGTAGAACAAAAACCATCATTATTGGCTCTGTTTTAATGACCATTGGTCATATTTTAATGTTATTCGATTGGGGATTGGTCTTTGCCATTCTATTTATTTTAATTGGAATAGGTGCGACGGGAGCATTAAAATCCCAAGTTGGGTCTTTATATGCATTAGATGATCAGAGACGTTCAGACGCGTATCAAATTTATGTTCTGGGAATACAGATTGCTGTTATTATTTCCCCTGCTCTGTGTGCTTTTCTTGCTCAAAAAGCGTGGGATTGGGGGTTTTTAGTTGCTGGGATAGGTATGCTTATTGGATTGGTGATCTACCTTTCCGGGTTATCTTGGCTCCCTAAAGATGAAATTGTCAAAAAAAATACAAAGACCAAGCAGCCGTCGCTGAGTTTAAGAGAAAAAAAAGCGACTTTCTTATTAATCTTCTTGATTCCAGTAATGGCTATTTCGGCATTAACTAATCAGGAGTTATCAGATGGTTATCTTTTATGGGGGCGTGAGCATTATCAGAAAACATTATTTGGGCATCCCTTCCCTATTAGCAGTTTAGTTTCATGGGATGGTTTGATTAGTTCAATAACAGGAGTTGTTGTTTTTAAATTTTTGCATATTTATGCTCGATATAAGCCAGATTCATCTGAAATAACGAAAGTAACGATTGGAGCTTTTATCATTGTTCTCGCTCCGATTGTTCTTGCTTTTGCCTCGTACCTCCACCCACAACCTCATGGTGTTAGTCTGTATTGGGGGCTTTTATTTCATACGATTAATGATATAGGCACGGCTCTTACATATGCTCTTGGTATGGCTCTATATTCTCGTGCTGCCCCTAAGAGTTTGAATACCATGTTAATATCATGTTTTTCACTACAATTTTGTATTTCGAGCCTTCTTGTTGGTAAGCTTTCAACGCTGATTGGCCAAGTTAATGATGTATCTTTTTGGTTGTTTCATGCAGGGACAGCTTTGTTTGCGGCTCTTATTCTGTTGGCGTGTAATATCTTCTTTTATAATCTTCTGGCACCCGAAACCTCAGAAGTGACTGAAAAGGCGTGA
- a CDS encoding D-alanyl-D-alanine carboxypeptidase family protein — protein sequence MNVRTRRSFCGGAAGFAACASLAEPLTALARPHRHLAHAKKGASAAADVAAPVGTPANTPLGPFDTVARWAYILDYNTGAVLLDKAAEERMAPSSLTKMMTAYIVFGMLATGRLKLEQQLPVSEKAWRTQGSKMFVPLGQSIAVSDLIQGMVIQSGNDACIVLAEGVAGSEERFVAMMNEEAPKIGLENSHFMNVTGLPAEGHYMSAKDVATVAAHLIRDFPQYYHFFGETEFLFNKIRQGNRNVLVDKGLADGLKTGHTDAGGFGLCASSNRNGNRIIVVINGTSSSNERAHEGERLMAWAFANFENATLFRKGQVVDHAAVWMGTHKTVPLIAGTDITMTMPTGWQQRSHIAVDYPSPVMAPIAEGQECGAIVISSPGMADMRLPLQAGQSVGKLGIFGRALTRIGYGPA from the coding sequence ATGAACGTGCGGACTAGACGCTCTTTTTGTGGTGGTGCTGCAGGGTTTGCAGCGTGTGCTTCGTTGGCTGAGCCATTAACGGCTTTAGCTCGTCCGCATCGTCATTTAGCTCATGCTAAAAAAGGTGCCAGTGCAGCAGCTGATGTAGCGGCTCCAGTGGGGACGCCTGCAAACACCCCTTTAGGACCGTTTGATACGGTTGCTCGATGGGCTTATATTCTAGATTATAATACTGGTGCTGTACTGCTTGATAAAGCTGCAGAAGAACGCATGGCGCCATCATCATTAACAAAAATGATGACTGCTTATATTGTGTTTGGCATGTTGGCGACTGGGCGTTTAAAGCTCGAACAGCAGCTTCCTGTCAGTGAAAAAGCATGGCGTACGCAAGGCTCAAAGATGTTTGTGCCTTTGGGGCAATCTATTGCTGTATCGGATTTGATACAGGGAATGGTCATTCAATCTGGCAATGATGCGTGTATTGTTCTGGCGGAGGGCGTTGCCGGTTCAGAAGAGCGTTTTGTCGCGATGATGAATGAAGAAGCGCCGAAGATAGGATTAGAAAATTCACACTTCATGAACGTAACAGGTTTGCCGGCTGAAGGACATTATATGTCGGCAAAAGATGTAGCGACGGTAGCTGCGCACTTAATCCGTGATTTTCCGCAGTATTATCATTTCTTTGGAGAGACTGAGTTTCTCTTTAATAAGATACGCCAAGGCAATCGAAATGTCTTGGTTGATAAAGGCTTAGCTGACGGTCTGAAAACAGGCCATACGGATGCAGGTGGTTTTGGCCTATGTGCTAGCTCAAATCGCAATGGTAACCGTATAATTGTTGTTATTAATGGCACATCTTCAAGCAATGAGCGTGCTCATGAAGGTGAGCGATTGATGGCATGGGCATTTGCTAATTTTGAGAATGCAACGTTGTTCCGTAAAGGACAAGTGGTTGATCATGCTGCTGTCTGGATGGGTACACATAAAACGGTTCCGCTGATTGCCGGAACAGATATCACGATGACGATGCCGACAGGTTGGCAGCAACGTTCGCATATTGCGGTAGATTATCCGTCTCCTGTTATGGCACCGATTGCTGAAGGGCAGGAATGTGGGGCTATTGTGATTTCCTCTCCAGGCATGGCGGATATGCGTTTACCGCTACAAGCAGGGCAATCTGTCGGTAAGTTAGGTATTTTTGGGCGGGCTTTGACGCGTATTGGTTATGGCCCTGCATAA
- the tmk gene encoding dTMP kinase, with the protein MALHNKSSGLFITLEGGEGVGKSTQARLLATALSDLGHEVVLTREPGGTPGAEAIRNLLLFGKDELSWRAEIMGHMAARCDHLDGLIKPALKRGALVICDRFHDSTLAYQGYGVGKGEAKRLEFIKKARHLVDFEPHLTLLLDVPRKDALARLKERGGATDRYEGQEEAFHQRVSEGFDAIAKSDPERVHRFDALQEAGALKNELLNKIIGCVEKNSLDKT; encoded by the coding sequence ATGGCCCTGCATAATAAATCTTCTGGTTTGTTTATTACGCTAGAAGGCGGAGAAGGAGTGGGGAAGTCCACCCAAGCTCGCCTTTTAGCTACCGCTTTGAGTGATTTAGGGCATGAAGTTGTCTTAACGCGTGAGCCTGGAGGTACCCCCGGGGCTGAGGCAATACGCAATCTATTATTGTTTGGCAAAGATGAACTCTCATGGCGTGCTGAGATTATGGGGCATATGGCAGCGCGGTGTGATCATTTAGATGGATTAATCAAACCTGCTTTAAAGCGTGGTGCTCTTGTTATCTGCGACCGTTTCCATGACTCAACTTTAGCATATCAGGGTTATGGTGTTGGAAAAGGGGAAGCCAAGCGGTTAGAGTTTATCAAAAAAGCACGGCATCTAGTTGATTTTGAACCTCATTTGACTTTGCTTTTAGACGTTCCAAGAAAAGATGCACTGGCTCGTTTGAAAGAAAGAGGGGGCGCCACGGACCGGTATGAGGGGCAAGAAGAAGCTTTTCATCAGCGTGTGAGTGAAGGGTTTGATGCAATCGCAAAGTCAGACCCAGAACGGGTGCATCGTTTCGATGCTCTTCAGGAAGCTGGTGCTTTAAAAAATGAGCTGTTAAATAAGATTATAGGGTGCGTTGAAAAAAACAGTCTTGATAAGACATAA
- a CDS encoding lytic murein transglycosylase produces the protein MLQRRKFLSVLSVGVGVAAIGKAAQAQPSYNAFLDSIREQAIAQGLSSAIVSRALSLSPHPNAKVLQLDRHQPEFTLTWAQYRDRVLPQSRFDKGRQIYAGVQNVMSEESARFGCDDRAVMGIWGLESGFGAHTGTFSVIDALATLSYDGRRSAFFRTELMKALHILNDGDISPEGMMGSYAGAMGQPQFMPSAYLRYAADGDGDGKRNIWTSQADVFASIANYLGKCGWQRNEPWGQEINLTQPFDKSQIGRNQKKTLGEWMSLGVRRSDGQPFGRSDVVGAVLQPDGPGTQAFMVYHNFNVIRRYNPSDYYALGVGLLGTGIVSA, from the coding sequence GTGCTTCAAAGACGTAAATTTCTTTCCGTACTCTCCGTAGGAGTAGGTGTTGCGGCTATCGGAAAAGCCGCTCAAGCGCAGCCATCTTATAATGCTTTTCTTGATAGCATAAGAGAGCAAGCCATCGCACAAGGGCTTTCTTCGGCTATTGTATCAAGGGCTTTGAGTTTATCGCCCCATCCCAATGCAAAAGTGCTTCAGCTGGACCGCCATCAGCCTGAATTTACTTTAACGTGGGCTCAATATAGAGACCGCGTTTTGCCTCAGTCACGTTTTGATAAGGGACGGCAGATATATGCTGGCGTTCAAAACGTTATGAGTGAAGAAAGTGCTCGGTTTGGGTGTGATGATCGTGCCGTTATGGGGATTTGGGGGCTGGAATCAGGGTTTGGCGCTCATACGGGCACATTCTCTGTGATTGATGCTTTGGCAACCCTTTCATATGATGGTCGTCGCTCTGCTTTCTTTCGGACAGAGCTTATGAAAGCGCTCCATATTTTAAATGATGGAGATATTTCTCCAGAAGGCATGATGGGAAGTTATGCCGGTGCGATGGGCCAGCCTCAGTTTATGCCAAGCGCTTACTTGCGTTATGCGGCAGATGGAGATGGAGATGGTAAACGGAATATCTGGACATCTCAGGCTGATGTTTTTGCGTCTATTGCGAATTACCTTGGTAAATGCGGATGGCAACGGAATGAGCCTTGGGGGCAGGAAATTAACCTGACACAGCCATTCGATAAGAGCCAAATCGGACGTAATCAGAAAAAGACGTTAGGTGAATGGATGAGCCTAGGGGTTCGTCGCAGCGATGGTCAGCCATTTGGGCGTTCTGATGTTGTTGGAGCGGTCTTGCAACCAGATGGCCCCGGCACACAAGCCTTTATGGTTTACCATAATTTCAACGTGATTCGTCGTTATAATCCTTCAGATTATTATGCATTAGGTGTTGGTCTTTTAGGAACGGGCATTGTCTCTGCGTAA
- a CDS encoding septal ring lytic transglycosylase RlpA family protein: protein MSLRNHFLMLGCCFSFLAGCHKDISSQQEAHPHYQLGKGWKGKDSWFYPYEQFSYHATGIASRDKSSQTSIADDGEVWTSQEMVGSHQTLQLPSIVSVHNLQNGRIVRVKLIRRGPQTSNRIIGLSSKAADLLGMGDDAPVEITEDEVASRSIIDGLSGAPKLDVEAAPVGQVTAQDLDSKGVTVYGSNSPKVLQHTKGLGNLPLTWTQGSIESYRLYLLLGKFSTQGTAEQVALRCNGNVVREMDMGGLNWSVKSGPYGNISQADQALEQSRGCGVEGERIIVE from the coding sequence TTGTCTCTGCGTAATCATTTTTTGATGTTAGGATGCTGTTTCTCTTTTCTGGCTGGATGTCATAAAGATATATCCAGCCAGCAGGAAGCTCATCCGCATTATCAGCTTGGTAAAGGGTGGAAAGGCAAGGATTCTTGGTTTTACCCTTATGAACAGTTTAGCTACCATGCGACTGGCATAGCTTCTCGTGACAAAAGCTCTCAAACCAGCATAGCGGATGATGGTGAGGTTTGGACTTCACAAGAGATGGTTGGCTCTCATCAGACCTTACAATTGCCGAGTATTGTGAGCGTTCATAATTTACAGAACGGCCGTATAGTTCGGGTGAAGTTGATACGTCGCGGGCCACAAACGTCAAATCGGATTATAGGCCTTTCTTCTAAAGCAGCTGATTTGCTGGGCATGGGAGATGATGCCCCTGTTGAAATTACAGAAGACGAAGTGGCAAGTCGGTCTATTATTGATGGATTATCTGGCGCACCAAAATTGGATGTGGAGGCTGCTCCAGTAGGTCAAGTGACGGCTCAGGATTTAGATAGTAAAGGCGTCACTGTTTACGGTAGTAATTCCCCAAAAGTTTTGCAGCATACCAAGGGTTTAGGAAATTTGCCTCTTACATGGACACAAGGTTCAATAGAATCTTATCGTCTATATCTTTTGTTAGGAAAATTTTCTACACAAGGTACAGCTGAACAGGTTGCTTTGCGGTGTAACGGAAATGTTGTTCGAGAAATGGACATGGGCGGCTTAAACTGGAGTGTTAAATCCGGCCCATATGGTAATATTTCTCAGGCAGATCAAGCCTTGGAGCAGTCCAGGGGATGTGGTGTAGAGGGTGAGCGTATCATCGTAGAATGA
- a CDS encoding TatD family hydrolase: MTLLIDTHCHLDRLEDVPSALEQAKESGLEGMITIGTRFSQADTQIGLTQYDTPDLRVWCAIGTHPDHVGEEGPADVEAIVRKAEARSVVAIGESGLDYFHSSEEERPEQHESFRAHIAAARETGLPLVIHTRNADDDTIAILRDEHKKGEFPFLIHCFASGDKLAKAALDLGGYLSFSGLVTFPKCEEIREVARWVPEDRFLVETDSPFLAPVPKRGKPNTPGYVAYTAARIAQERGISVEKIAELTTKNAYNLFKRTRV; the protein is encoded by the coding sequence ATGACGTTATTAATTGATACTCATTGCCATCTTGACCGTTTGGAAGATGTTCCATCTGCGCTGGAACAAGCCAAAGAATCTGGCTTGGAAGGGATGATTACGATTGGAACGCGCTTTTCTCAGGCTGATACTCAAATTGGGCTGACGCAATATGATACACCAGATTTACGTGTTTGGTGTGCGATAGGGACACATCCCGACCATGTTGGAGAAGAAGGACCAGCAGACGTAGAGGCGATTGTACGAAAGGCGGAGGCGCGGTCGGTTGTCGCTATTGGAGAATCCGGGTTGGATTATTTTCATAGCTCAGAAGAAGAACGTCCTGAACAGCATGAATCTTTTAGAGCACATATTGCAGCAGCCCGTGAAACGGGGTTGCCGCTTGTTATTCATACGCGGAATGCTGATGACGATACGATTGCAATACTGCGTGATGAGCATAAAAAAGGAGAGTTTCCTTTTTTGATTCATTGCTTTGCTTCGGGTGATAAACTGGCGAAAGCAGCGTTGGATCTGGGGGGGTATCTCAGTTTTTCTGGTCTTGTGACATTTCCCAAATGTGAAGAAATTCGAGAGGTTGCGCGTTGGGTTCCTGAAGATCGATTTTTGGTTGAAACAGATAGTCCTTTTTTAGCGCCCGTTCCCAAGCGTGGAAAACCGAATACGCCCGGGTATGTTGCTTATACAGCGGCTCGTATTGCTCAGGAACGGGGGATATCGGTTGAAAAAATCGCGGAATTAACCACGAAAAACGCTTATAATTTATTTAAAAGAACTCGAGTATGA
- the metG gene encoding methionine--tRNA ligase, with protein MTRRFTITTPIFYVNGAPHIGHAYTSIAADVLARFHRLNGDDVLFVSGTDEHGQKVEQTAKQKGLATQLYADEISDSFRQMQRDMAISTDEFIRTTEERHKATASALWEKVAENGYIYLGAYEGWYSTRDEAFIGEDELVKKPDGTFVAPSGAPVEKVKEPSYFFKLSAFQDKLLKLYEENPDFIRPNGPRREIESFVKQGLKDLSISRTSFKWGIPVPHDPDHVMYVWFDALANYLTAVGYPNMNDPRAPFWPADLHIVGKEIARFHCVYWPAFLMAAGLELPKSIFAHGWWTVEGEKMSKSLGNVLDPKALADEFGLDALRFFLMREVPFGGDSNFSRRSMITRTNVELANDLGNLCQRTLSLVARNLDGVLPEHGPFTEDDQAILAVSQVLPTIMAEQIERKAITEALEEVWKLIRAANSYIDRQAPWALKKTDPERMAHVLRVLVDIIRTISTMLQPFMPDTMDKMLTQLSVDKSERTFKDLDTPLPAGRVLPKPVGLFPRFVEDAA; from the coding sequence ATGACGCGGCGTTTCACCATCACCACTCCAATTTTTTATGTAAATGGTGCTCCTCATATTGGGCATGCTTATACGTCGATCGCAGCAGATGTGCTTGCGCGGTTTCATCGTTTGAATGGTGATGATGTTTTGTTCGTGAGTGGAACGGACGAACATGGTCAGAAAGTTGAACAAACAGCTAAGCAAAAAGGTTTAGCGACACAGCTTTATGCCGATGAAATTTCAGATTCATTTCGCCAGATGCAGCGCGATATGGCGATTTCAACGGATGAATTTATCCGGACAACAGAAGAACGCCATAAAGCAACGGCATCTGCTTTATGGGAAAAAGTAGCTGAAAATGGCTATATTTATCTTGGTGCTTATGAGGGGTGGTACTCCACGCGTGATGAAGCGTTTATTGGGGAAGATGAACTAGTCAAAAAACCAGATGGTACGTTTGTTGCTCCGTCTGGTGCGCCGGTAGAGAAGGTTAAAGAGCCGTCTTATTTCTTTAAACTCTCGGCTTTTCAGGATAAACTTCTTAAATTGTATGAAGAAAACCCTGATTTTATTAGACCCAATGGTCCTCGCAGGGAAATTGAAAGCTTTGTTAAGCAAGGGCTAAAGGATTTATCAATTAGCCGGACGAGCTTTAAGTGGGGGATTCCTGTCCCTCATGATCCAGATCATGTCATGTATGTTTGGTTTGATGCGTTGGCCAATTACCTAACAGCGGTTGGGTACCCTAATATGAATGATCCACGGGCACCATTTTGGCCAGCGGATTTGCATATTGTTGGCAAAGAGATTGCGCGTTTTCACTGTGTCTATTGGCCAGCGTTTTTGATGGCTGCTGGTTTAGAGCTGCCTAAAAGTATTTTTGCTCATGGCTGGTGGACCGTTGAAGGCGAAAAAATGAGTAAGTCTTTAGGGAATGTTCTGGACCCTAAAGCTTTGGCGGATGAGTTTGGTCTTGATGCATTGCGTTTTTTCTTAATGCGTGAAGTTCCATTCGGAGGGGATTCAAACTTTAGTCGTCGTTCCATGATTACACGGACTAATGTTGAACTGGCGAATGATTTAGGAAATTTGTGCCAACGGACGTTAAGTTTGGTCGCTCGGAATTTGGATGGTGTTCTTCCAGAGCACGGGCCATTTACCGAAGACGATCAGGCGATATTGGCGGTCTCTCAGGTCTTGCCAACCATTATGGCAGAACAGATTGAAAGAAAAGCAATAACAGAGGCTCTCGAAGAAGTCTGGAAACTTATCCGTGCAGCAAATTCTTACATTGATCGGCAAGCACCATGGGCTTTGAAGAAGACTGATCCAGAAAGAATGGCTCATGTTCTGCGTGTATTGGTTGATATAATTCGTACGATTTCAACAATGTTGCAGCCTTTTATGCCGGACACGATGGATAAAATGCTAACTCAACTCAGTGTTGATAAGAGTGAACGTACTTTTAAAGATTTAGATACGCCACTGCCTGCTGGCCGTGTATTGCCAAAACCTGTAGGATTATTCCCTCGCTTCGTGGAGGATGCTGCATGA
- a CDS encoding DNA polymerase III subunit delta', which yields MQDPRHTFRLYGHVKAENTFRSALDTGRMHHAWLITGPSGIGKATLSFHLARILLKGEKTDSPAGRRITAGTHGDLLEISRSLDEKKGRLRQEITASDVRVVQSFLHHTATEGGWRVVIVDGAEFLNRFAANALLKILEEPPLNSILFLTTSSPGKLLPTIRSRCRTLALSPLNDQDMHDLLPDLSADLIRRAKGSPGRALFLSQDRDGHIAGFVDGILSGRRINTESMVLIDQIAREVDGFALFCDLLGEGWAEQARVAAQRGDLPISNMFANRCIALDTLRRQTEGFNLDKAQAIRQAVQLAV from the coding sequence GTGCAAGATCCTAGACACACATTCCGGTTATATGGGCATGTTAAGGCAGAGAATACGTTTCGCTCTGCTTTAGATACAGGGCGAATGCATCATGCTTGGTTAATTACAGGCCCTTCAGGGATTGGAAAAGCAACTTTATCATTCCACCTAGCGCGTATTTTATTGAAAGGCGAAAAGACAGATTCACCAGCGGGGCGAAGAATTACGGCCGGAACGCACGGGGATTTGCTTGAGATTTCTCGTAGTCTGGATGAAAAAAAGGGTCGATTGCGCCAAGAAATAACAGCGTCTGATGTGCGTGTGGTGCAGTCTTTTCTTCATCATACGGCAACAGAAGGTGGATGGCGGGTTGTTATTGTCGATGGAGCAGAGTTTTTAAACCGATTTGCAGCCAATGCGCTATTAAAAATTTTGGAAGAACCGCCTTTAAACTCCATTCTTTTTTTAACGACAAGTTCTCCGGGTAAATTACTGCCGACTATTCGTAGCCGTTGCCGCACTTTGGCTTTATCTCCGTTAAATGACCAAGATATGCATGATCTTTTGCCTGATTTATCAGCGGACCTTATAAGGCGTGCAAAAGGGTCTCCTGGGCGTGCGCTTTTTTTATCTCAAGATCGTGATGGTCATATTGCTGGATTTGTTGATGGGATTTTATCGGGACGGCGTATAAATACAGAGAGTATGGTTTTGATTGATCAGATTGCGCGTGAAGTGGATGGTTTCGCGTTGTTTTGTGATTTGTTAGGAGAAGGGTGGGCAGAACAGGCGCGCGTAGCAGCACAGCGTGGTGATTTGCCTATTTCTAATATGTTTGCCAATAGGTGTATTGCGCTTGATACGCTAAGAAGGCAGACAGAAGGTTTTAATTTAGATAAGGCTCAAGCAATACGTCAGGCAGTGCAATTAGCTGTTTGA
- a CDS encoding MBL fold metallo-hydrolase: protein MKVTILGCGGSAGVPMIGGGEGADTGIWGRCDPEEPKNRRTRSSIVVETDSGFRLLIDSGPDFRSQMLACGLNRVNAVLYTHPHSDHIGGLDELRAINRMINAPLPLLATQEVLDELKARFSYAFAPWHGSEFYRPVFEEHILKEDQEVMLPELRFKVFSQRHGRITSLGAHFGAIAYCTDVETLSEQALDMLHGVDTWVVDCFQYQPHPAHAWLERVLEWREKIQPKHTILTHMGTEMDYMTLRAELPDNVEPAYDGMVLQV from the coding sequence ATGAAAGTTACTATTCTTGGTTGTGGAGGCTCTGCTGGAGTTCCCATGATTGGGGGAGGAGAAGGGGCAGACACAGGCATTTGGGGAAGATGCGACCCGGAGGAGCCTAAAAATCGTCGAACACGGTCTTCTATCGTTGTCGAGACAGACAGCGGGTTTCGTCTTCTTATTGATTCTGGGCCTGATTTCCGATCTCAAATGTTGGCGTGTGGTTTAAACCGTGTGAATGCTGTTTTATATACGCATCCTCACAGTGATCATATTGGTGGTTTAGACGAGTTGCGAGCGATTAATCGTATGATTAATGCTCCATTACCGCTTTTGGCTACTCAGGAAGTTCTCGATGAGCTGAAAGCTCGTTTTAGTTATGCTTTTGCACCGTGGCATGGTTCTGAGTTCTATCGACCTGTTTTTGAGGAGCATATTCTAAAAGAAGATCAGGAGGTTATGCTGCCTGAGCTAAGGTTTAAAGTATTTTCTCAAAGGCATGGACGTATTACATCGCTTGGCGCTCATTTTGGTGCCATTGCATATTGTACAGATGTAGAGACATTATCAGAGCAAGCGTTGGATATGCTTCATGGGGTTGATACTTGGGTTGTAGATTGTTTTCAGTATCAACCACATCCGGCACATGCGTGGTTAGAGCGTGTTCTGGAGTGGCGTGAGAAAATACAACCTAAACATACAATTCTGACGCATATGGGTACAGAAATGGATTATATGACGTTACGTGCAGAGTTACCGGATAATGTGGAGCCTGCTTATGACGGTATGGTTCTTCAGGTTTAA